One genomic segment of Paenibacillus sp. FSL H8-0332 includes these proteins:
- a CDS encoding TetR/AcrR family transcriptional regulator, giving the protein MQAAFELFAECGIEKTSLGMISKKVGITKSSIYYHFATKEELISRTFEHIFRDHHFTAYFDTESANKDNFAEILLSGGLSMLPSGGEEYRSTLRVLSEFAMLAERDEQFRVPFLRIQEDFVTGFVQLLSKGAEFGLIASSTIGVNAAILALLIDNLSRCKMMKMDLEYELIWEEAVRRMILREDHQ; this is encoded by the coding sequence ATTCAGGCAGCATTTGAGCTTTTTGCTGAATGTGGGATAGAGAAAACGAGTTTGGGTATGATTTCAAAAAAAGTGGGGATCACCAAATCCTCTATTTATTATCATTTTGCTACAAAAGAAGAGCTGATCAGCCGGACCTTTGAGCATATTTTCCGGGATCATCATTTTACAGCGTACTTTGATACGGAATCCGCCAATAAAGACAATTTTGCAGAAATATTACTCAGCGGTGGTCTAAGCATGCTGCCAAGCGGCGGGGAAGAGTATCGTTCCACATTAAGGGTGCTGAGTGAGTTTGCGATGCTGGCTGAACGGGATGAACAATTTAGAGTCCCATTCTTGAGAATCCAAGAAGATTTTGTAACCGGTTTTGTGCAACTTCTGTCCAAGGGCGCTGAATTCGGGCTTATTGCTTCTTCAACCATCGGGGTTAACGCAGCCATTCTTGCCTTGCTTATAGATAATTTGTCCAGATGCAAGATGATGAAGATGGACCTCGAATATGAGCTGATTTGGGAAGAGGCTGTCCGAAGAATGATACTTCGTGAAGATCACCAATAA
- a CDS encoding (S)-benzoin forming benzil reductase, which translates to MKHIIITGTSRGIGESLANQLIDPSHHLICISRTANQGLIERAKQLDCQMDYFHYDLTDISGIDQLVENIFSRIELRSSNEAIYLINNAAMLTPVSPIEMLETEKIIENIHLNLLAPMVITSNYLKLTKHMNVDKRILNISSASAKYILPSQSAYSTAKAGLDSFTKCIDIEQKLATYPAKAAAVYPGMIDTSLQSEIRSVSTELFPYVNEFIQLSEEGKLQSPEYTASKLIEILVSDDFGENVIIETIG; encoded by the coding sequence TTGAAACATATTATTATTACAGGTACATCCAGAGGAATCGGTGAATCCCTGGCTAATCAATTAATCGACCCGTCCCACCATCTGATATGTATATCCAGAACGGCTAACCAAGGACTCATTGAGCGAGCGAAGCAACTGGATTGTCAAATGGATTATTTCCATTATGATTTAACGGACATCAGCGGTATCGATCAGCTTGTCGAAAATATTTTCAGCCGAATTGAGCTTCGTTCCAGCAATGAAGCCATATATCTGATCAATAATGCCGCCATGCTGACTCCTGTAAGCCCAATAGAAATGCTGGAAACGGAGAAAATAATCGAGAATATCCACTTAAATCTGTTAGCGCCGATGGTAATCACCTCCAACTATCTAAAGCTGACTAAGCATATGAATGTGGACAAAAGAATCCTGAATATCTCCTCAGCTTCTGCGAAATACATATTACCTTCACAAAGCGCCTACAGTACTGCCAAAGCTGGTTTAGACTCTTTTACCAAGTGTATAGACATAGAACAGAAGCTCGCTACCTATCCGGCAAAAGCAGCAGCAGTATATCCCGGCATGATCGATACAAGCTTGCAATCGGAAATACGGTCTGTATCCACTGAGCTGTTCCCCTATGTCAATGAATTCATTCAGCTATCTGAAGAAGGGAAGCTGCAATCGCCGGAATACACCGCGTCTAAATTAATTGAAATTCTTGTAAGTGATGATTTCGGAGAGAATGTTATTATTGAGACGATCGGTTAA
- a CDS encoding helix-turn-helix transcriptional regulator: protein MRIKDARKAAGYTQESIVHQINDTMKCTLRNYQNIEYGVVLPNVTLALLISHLFGVDPREVDEWKYSNHSADAQKNGN from the coding sequence TTGAGGATAAAGGATGCACGGAAAGCCGCAGGGTATACCCAAGAATCCATCGTACATCAGATTAACGACACCATGAAATGCACCTTGCGCAACTACCAGAATATTGAGTATGGTGTGGTACTCCCGAATGTTACATTGGCGCTTCTAATCAGTCACTTGTTTGGTGTTGATCCCCGTGAAGTAGATGAATGGAAATACTCAAATCACAGTGCAGATGCGCAAAAAAATGGCAATTGA
- a CDS encoding helix-turn-helix transcriptional regulator, with protein MGSVNSIREELLAYMNRNQMIHSHFAELSGINSGTLSRILKGNHPISMAQLVAITAGMKLPEDYFFEDYIEECFSFVVSMRRIRPFIFRCAELDRLDCLEQVVNRLLEDLSYASVLFEFAEHFYWDNKRQAARILYQGVSEAEKYQHSERLAFCQYRLFRIEVEEQEDLEEKLRAATQFELYVNRLDAADQLDAMKQLMHIYGLVHKWKRVDDLAKEMHRIASVQYELESRRSDTIDEGLKCPERPFYYYILYANLARATSSEECGDYKQALSFVKLYANGERWVRENNEQSRQIIAQFSTWAVANTYLYRLMSGELDVIDEYANYIALQENEIFIAVRYIVQAANVFKLNVDSILERFAPYIPYETSKTEFGEYKQTILKESYAQFLIDLAIYHFNQRKSNENALNTVLKSLEISITINSSKNIIACMTLFEEYRDFADQKLQERFKKLSSEVYQLHAKKDLILLDAL; from the coding sequence TTGGGATCGGTAAATTCTATCCGGGAAGAACTACTAGCGTATATGAACAGAAATCAAATGATACATTCACATTTTGCCGAGTTATCGGGTATCAATTCAGGTACGCTCAGCCGGATTTTAAAAGGCAACCATCCAATCTCTATGGCACAACTTGTTGCAATTACTGCTGGAATGAAGCTGCCGGAAGACTATTTTTTTGAAGACTACATAGAGGAATGCTTCTCTTTTGTAGTCTCCATGCGGCGGATACGACCCTTTATTTTCCGATGTGCAGAATTAGATCGTTTGGATTGTCTTGAACAGGTTGTGAACCGTCTGCTGGAGGATTTGTCTTATGCCTCTGTACTGTTTGAATTCGCTGAACATTTTTATTGGGACAATAAACGCCAAGCTGCAAGGATACTGTATCAGGGTGTGAGCGAAGCCGAAAAGTATCAGCATTCCGAACGGTTAGCGTTTTGTCAGTACCGTTTGTTTCGGATTGAAGTAGAAGAACAAGAGGATCTGGAGGAGAAGCTACGTGCAGCTACTCAATTTGAGTTGTATGTAAACCGCTTAGACGCAGCCGATCAGCTCGATGCAATGAAACAGCTAATGCATATTTATGGTTTGGTACACAAGTGGAAGAGAGTAGACGATCTCGCTAAAGAAATGCACCGCATTGCATCCGTTCAATATGAGCTGGAAAGCCGCCGATCTGACACAATAGATGAAGGGTTGAAGTGTCCCGAACGTCCTTTCTACTATTATATCCTGTACGCTAACTTAGCTAGAGCAACTTCCAGCGAAGAGTGCGGCGACTACAAGCAGGCATTATCCTTTGTGAAATTGTATGCAAATGGTGAACGCTGGGTTCGGGAGAACAATGAGCAATCCAGGCAGATCATTGCACAATTTTCAACATGGGCTGTTGCTAACACCTATCTGTACCGGTTAATGTCTGGAGAATTGGATGTAATAGATGAGTACGCTAATTATATAGCGCTTCAGGAGAATGAAATATTTATTGCAGTGCGTTATATCGTTCAAGCGGCGAATGTATTTAAGCTTAATGTCGATAGCATCTTGGAGCGGTTCGCGCCATACATACCTTATGAAACCAGCAAGACAGAGTTTGGCGAATACAAGCAGACCATTCTAAAAGAGAGCTATGCGCAATTCCTCATTGACCTTGCAATATATCATTTCAATCAAAGAAAGAGTAATGAGAACGCTTTAAACACTGTACTGAAAAGCTTGGAAATATCAATTACGATCAACAGCAGTAAAAATATAATTGCTTGTATGACTCTTTTTGAGGAGTATAGGGATTTCGCGGATCAAAAACTGCAGGAAAGATTTAAAAAACTATCAAGTGAGGTGTATCAGCTCCATGCGAAAAAAGATCTTATTCTTCTTGACGCTCTGTAG
- a CDS encoding aspartyl-phosphate phosphatase Spo0E family protein has translation MVNRNMLVQVRIERARNRLHILAEKHHDLQHPAVLKQSMVLDELINQYNMEGEQQRLIESRKSLENKHTLY, from the coding sequence ATGGTGAACAGAAATATGCTCGTGCAAGTCCGTATTGAACGTGCCCGGAACCGGCTTCACATCCTGGCGGAGAAACATCATGATCTTCAGCACCCTGCGGTCCTTAAGCAATCCATGGTATTGGATGAATTGATTAACCAGTATAATATGGAGGGAGAGCAGCAGAGATTAATAGAGAGCAGGAAATCACTTGAGAACAAGCATACTTTATATTGA
- a CDS encoding response regulator transcription factor: MRTSILYIEDNEKIGTWVKEELEQRGYTVQWLLSGEGAETEVAQYDVVILDIMLPGLDGFTIGKRLKKAAPAVPILLLTARTSIDDKVEGLQFADDYLTKPFHTDELVARLEVLIRRSAGIPSERISLGEDIEVDPHVQMIYDKRTGEEIILTGKQHQILMYFLRHPNQVLTKEQIYEAIWGEVYITGDKTLLVHIHRLRQKLERHPDSAEIIETLKGIGYRVKL, encoded by the coding sequence TTGAGAACAAGCATACTTTATATTGAAGATAATGAGAAAATCGGCACTTGGGTCAAAGAGGAGCTGGAGCAGCGGGGATATACGGTACAGTGGCTGTTGTCCGGTGAGGGAGCAGAGACTGAGGTCGCGCAGTATGATGTCGTTATTCTGGATATCATGTTACCGGGCTTAGATGGATTCACTATAGGCAAACGCTTGAAAAAGGCGGCGCCTGCTGTGCCTATTCTACTCTTAACGGCCCGAACCTCAATAGATGATAAGGTAGAAGGCCTACAATTTGCCGACGACTATTTAACGAAGCCCTTCCATACGGATGAACTCGTGGCAAGACTGGAAGTATTAATCCGCCGAAGCGCTGGAATTCCTTCCGAACGTATTTCATTAGGAGAAGATATTGAAGTAGATCCGCATGTCCAGATGATATACGACAAACGCACGGGAGAAGAAATTATCCTGACCGGGAAACAACACCAGATTTTGATGTATTTCTTACGCCACCCTAATCAAGTCCTGACCAAAGAACAGATCTATGAAGCCATTTGGGGAGAAGTATATATCACCGGCGATAAAACATTATTGGTACATATCCACCGCTTGCGCCAGAAGCTGGAACGCCACCCGGACTCGGCGGAGATTATTGAAACATTAAAAGGAATAGGTTACCGGGTGAAGCTATGA
- a CDS encoding HAMP domain-containing sensor histidine kinase — protein sequence MDEIDQLGDSFNWMIQQLQDSRKREAEEELLRHRLIANLSHDLRTPLTILRGHVTKLNKEPISLEGQDSLTEINHTITRVGDLMDDLLSYTLLTAGKYPFEPAPTDMVRLVRASVAAWYPVFEENEIQLEVDLPSEKTFYWRIDPKWMTRVLDNVFQNILRHAAEGRYANIVADVEQERIIVADRGPGMDNSSYEHGAGMGLSTAIYMLNQMKLNADFASNVNGTSVTIGRA from the coding sequence ATGGATGAGATAGACCAGCTGGGAGACTCCTTTAACTGGATGATCCAGCAGCTTCAAGACAGCCGCAAGCGGGAAGCTGAAGAGGAGCTTTTACGGCATCGGCTCATTGCGAATTTATCTCACGATTTACGGACGCCACTTACCATTTTGAGAGGACATGTCACCAAGTTAAATAAAGAACCCATCAGCCTGGAGGGGCAAGACTCCTTGACTGAGATCAACCATACCATTACAAGAGTCGGGGATTTAATGGACGATCTGCTCTCGTATACGCTGCTTACAGCAGGGAAATATCCCTTTGAGCCTGCCCCCACAGATATGGTCCGTTTAGTAAGAGCCTCTGTTGCGGCGTGGTATCCGGTATTTGAAGAGAACGAAATTCAGCTCGAGGTTGATCTGCCGTCAGAGAAGACATTTTATTGGAGAATAGATCCTAAGTGGATGACACGGGTGCTGGATAATGTATTCCAGAATATTCTGCGCCATGCCGCAGAGGGGAGATATGCTAACATTGTGGCGGATGTGGAACAAGAACGGATCATTGTGGCCGACAGAGGCCCGGGGATGGATAACTCTTCGTATGAGCATGGGGCGGGGATGGGCTTATCGACTGCAATTTATATGTTGAACCAGATGAAGCTGAACGCTGACTTCGCCTCCAATGTGAACGGCACGAGCGTAACGATTGGCAGAGCTTAA
- a CDS encoding ATP-binding cassette domain-containing protein: MLTIHNLVKHRGAEVILSGISFRARPGRITGFLGPNGAGKSSTLRILLGLDRATSGSALIHGKPYAELDHPLATVGAALDGSGAHPMRTGRAHLHWIARAAGLPRSRVEEVLELTGLSDAAGKRVRNYSLGMGKRLGMAAALLGDPQLLVLDEPVNGLDPEGIRWIRTFLRERAASGNTVLLSSHLMGELAETVDDVVIIKQGTIVADGTLDEVIGRHSSLEEAFFALTARQAGDGA; this comes from the coding sequence TTGCTTACGATTCATAATCTGGTCAAACATCGCGGAGCAGAGGTCATCTTATCGGGGATCAGCTTTAGGGCGAGACCTGGCAGGATCACAGGCTTTCTGGGTCCAAATGGCGCAGGCAAAAGCTCCACCCTCCGTATCCTGCTCGGTCTCGACCGGGCCACCTCCGGCAGTGCGCTCATTCATGGCAAGCCATACGCAGAATTAGATCATCCCCTGGCTACAGTAGGTGCGGCACTGGATGGCTCCGGCGCTCACCCTATGCGGACAGGACGGGCACATTTGCACTGGATTGCCCGCGCCGCAGGCTTGCCCCGCTCACGGGTTGAGGAAGTGCTGGAACTAACAGGTCTGTCTGACGCCGCCGGCAAAAGGGTCCGGAATTATTCCCTGGGGATGGGGAAAAGACTTGGCATGGCAGCAGCTCTGCTTGGCGATCCGCAGCTGCTGGTGTTGGATGAACCTGTCAACGGTCTTGACCCCGAAGGAATCCGCTGGATTCGGACCTTCTTGCGTGAACGCGCTGCCTCCGGGAACACCGTGTTACTCTCCAGTCACCTCATGGGAGAGCTTGCCGAGACGGTTGACGATGTGGTGATTATTAAGCAGGGAACCATCGTTGCAGACGGAACCTTGGACGAGGTCATAGGCCGCCATTCCTCGCTGGAAGAAGCCTTTTTCGCCCTGACTGCCAGGCAGGCAGGTGACGGTGCATGA
- a CDS encoding ABC transporter permease has translation MRAFHAELSKLFSLPGIWLACLIGALAPAVIAALDAIAEKEAIIAGISTRLPEMGYSGLGLGVQGAIILGVLAVSSEYVTEGSEAGGGQQITTSLAAVPSRLHFLLAKAGAVTVISLLLSMVAILTTVAATQLILGDYTPEFEGSRLIGAVCYWTFTALFALALTLLTKNGIIPLAVLLINSSLVSFSVLLYKVTKLALYLPDRAGFEMFMFTGGGVHTPGTSPLFVQYHTPFTGGLIMFAWVAVLLILAVLVFHRRDVAA, from the coding sequence ATGAGAGCATTCCACGCAGAACTGTCGAAATTATTCTCTCTGCCGGGCATTTGGCTCGCTTGTCTGATTGGAGCGCTCGCCCCGGCAGTCATTGCAGCCTTGGACGCCATAGCCGAGAAAGAGGCGATTATAGCTGGAATTAGCACACGGCTGCCCGAAATGGGCTATAGCGGATTAGGTCTTGGTGTTCAAGGTGCCATTATTCTTGGCGTGCTTGCGGTCAGCAGTGAATATGTGACAGAGGGCAGTGAAGCGGGTGGAGGACAACAGATAACCACAAGCCTAGCGGCGGTTCCATCCCGGCTTCATTTCCTGCTGGCCAAAGCAGGTGCAGTGACAGTGATCAGCCTGCTGCTTAGTATGGTGGCCATTCTAACCACGGTGGCAGCAACGCAGCTCATTCTTGGGGACTATACACCTGAATTTGAAGGGTCCAGATTGATCGGTGCAGTGTGTTACTGGACATTCACGGCACTATTCGCCCTTGCGTTGACTTTGCTGACTAAGAATGGCATCATCCCGCTTGCTGTACTCCTAATTAATTCATCTCTTGTCTCCTTCAGTGTCTTGCTGTACAAGGTTACCAAGCTTGCGTTGTACTTACCGGACCGGGCTGGCTTTGAGATGTTCATGTTTACGGGCGGCGGGGTTCACACCCCGGGGACAAGCCCCTTATTCGTTCAATATCACACTCCGTTCACTGGCGGCTTAATCATGTTTGCCTGGGTAGCCGTGCTGCTCATACTTGCAGTCCTTGTGTTCCATAGGAGGGATGTTGCAGCATGA
- a CDS encoding ABC transporter permease, whose translation MSISSGRKITRIFGAELDKLVTLPMIKLTLTVTFILNFVIAAAYTSVALQGAAGTQSILNTGLASMSYLQAGFIILGILAACSEYTGGQIRTTLTVMPWRGVQLSAKMLVLAMITLPAAFISAASGVLYAFIMLEDKALMAEIDTVILTLAGATGYLTLTALLSAAVGAILRRTTPAVVMLLSYYFIVSPLSRDWLPEFFPDKAGQIMYMRHSSNDLNVLPSLQGAAILMSWTLVLWATAVACYRNRDA comes from the coding sequence ATGAGTATCTCTTCCGGCAGGAAGATTACACGAATCTTTGGTGCTGAACTGGATAAATTAGTTACCCTTCCGATGATAAAACTCACTCTTACGGTTACATTCATTCTTAACTTCGTGATAGCCGCAGCATATACTTCGGTTGCTCTGCAAGGGGCAGCAGGAACGCAAAGTATTTTGAATACAGGACTTGCCTCGATGAGCTATCTTCAGGCAGGGTTCATTATTCTGGGGATCTTAGCGGCTTGCTCCGAGTATACGGGCGGACAGATACGAACGACTCTAACTGTGATGCCCTGGCGAGGTGTTCAGTTATCCGCGAAGATGCTGGTATTAGCGATGATTACCCTTCCTGCAGCGTTTATTAGTGCCGCATCAGGTGTGCTATATGCTTTTATCATGCTTGAAGACAAAGCACTAATGGCCGAGATAGACACAGTGATACTGACCTTAGCAGGTGCAACAGGCTATCTTACCTTAACCGCACTGCTCAGTGCAGCGGTAGGTGCTATATTAAGACGAACCACCCCTGCTGTAGTGATGCTGCTCAGTTATTATTTCATTGTCAGTCCATTGTCGAGAGATTGGCTGCCTGAATTTTTTCCGGATAAGGCTGGGCAGATTATGTATATGCGGCATTCCTCTAATGATCTGAACGTTCTTCCCTCTTTGCAGGGGGCGGCTATTTTAATGAGCTGGACACTGGTCCTTTGGGCCACAGCGGTTGCCTGTTACCGTAACCGGGATGCCTAA
- a CDS encoding VOC family protein encodes MSVDVNLIFNGNAREAVEFYAEVFGIEKNHFMTFGEFPPHPDYPLPEEAKNLVMLSRLNIDGSNVRFSDVYPGSPFIAGNNISLSLVNADMDRIKAAFDKLKVGGTVVMELQETFWSKLYGGLIDKFGITWQFSYEDGSMNM; translated from the coding sequence ATGTCAGTTGATGTTAATCTTATTTTTAATGGGAATGCTCGTGAAGCCGTTGAGTTTTACGCAGAGGTTTTTGGGATAGAAAAAAACCATTTTATGACCTTTGGAGAATTCCCCCCTCATCCAGACTATCCTCTTCCTGAAGAAGCCAAAAATTTAGTTATGCTCTCAAGACTTAATATTGATGGAAGCAATGTAAGGTTCTCTGATGTTTATCCAGGTTCGCCATTTATTGCCGGAAATAATATAAGCCTTTCCTTAGTTAATGCTGACATGGATAGAATTAAAGCTGCATTCGATAAACTTAAAGTAGGCGGCACTGTAGTCATGGAGCTTCAAGAAACCTTTTGGTCCAAATTATACGGTGGCTTAATAGATAAATTCGGGATTACTTGGCAGTTTAGTTACGAGGATGGTTCCATGAACATGTAA